One part of the Corynebacterium sp. CNCTC7651 genome encodes these proteins:
- a CDS encoding UPF0182 family protein: MTVAVLGVVLFLLPMIVGLYTDFLWFGELDYRSVFNTVILTRIVLFLIFAAVGWGIAYAAGIAAWRGRPPLKADPFSDTSRQRATVEQGVRSLLVWVPVMVGLFAGLTGQRLWRTFMLLLNGGNFGVDDPQFGRDLGFYAFSLPAIGAIVDMLSMLLITAFIIGLIGHYLLGGITLGNNVTGARGRIAKSARVQLAVTAGLWLLVKAASYWLERYQLLFGKNDIFTGASYTSVNAMLPAKLILTVIAVLVAAAFFASVVYKDFRIPVLATVLMLVSSLVVGNVWPALLEQFSVKPNRQAKEYEYIGRNIEATRYAYGLTDEQVVYEDNWGTSNISNSEVADDAATISNIRLLDPDIIAPTFTQNQQLRNFYGFPAQLAMDRYQVDGEMRDFVVAARELNPNSLSENQGDWINRHTVYTHGNGFIAAQANTVDAAAQDAGSTRGGLPIFTVSDLQTNAIAREKDQAEELGIRVDEPRIYYGPVIASAADGLDYAIVGDNGQGPVEYDTDTSTYTYTGAGGVNVGNWFNRFAYAVKYQELNLLLSDRVGGESKILYDRDPRERVERVAPWLTTDSKTYPAVIDGRVKWIVDGYTTLSRLPYSTRTSLTDATQDALNPDGTTQRLVNNDLGYIRNSVKATVDAYDGTVELYAFDESDPVLRAWMGAFPDTVKPESEISDALRDHLRYPEDLFKVQRKLLARYHVDDPGVFFNNDAFWSVPNDPTAKEGNQELSQPPYYIVASDPETGDPSFQLITPFRGLNREFLSAHMSVSSDPETYGRITVRVLPTNTQTQGPKQAQDALMSSDQVARDRTLWEGTNDLKNGNLLTLPVGGGEILYVEPIYSQRKDQESAFPKLLRVLVFYRGQVGYAPTISQALSQVGINPAAAQDIDVVDEGAPDTRTEADMASPTAPGENTEERSEVPSGAANQEEALNNINTALRNLESARDGSFEEYGRALDALDKAVADYQGLQN, translated from the coding sequence ATCACCGTCGCCGTTTTAGGTGTGGTGCTCTTCCTCCTCCCGATGATCGTCGGGCTGTACACAGATTTCCTGTGGTTCGGGGAACTTGATTACCGCAGCGTGTTCAACACGGTCATTCTGACCAGGATTGTGCTGTTCCTCATTTTTGCCGCTGTGGGCTGGGGCATTGCCTACGCCGCCGGTATTGCGGCGTGGCGCGGCCGCCCGCCGCTGAAGGCAGATCCGTTCTCGGACACGAGCCGCCAACGCGCGACCGTGGAGCAGGGCGTGCGTTCCCTCCTGGTGTGGGTGCCCGTCATGGTGGGCCTATTCGCCGGCCTGACCGGGCAGCGGTTGTGGCGCACCTTCATGCTGTTGCTCAACGGCGGCAATTTCGGGGTGGATGATCCGCAGTTCGGGCGCGATCTCGGCTTCTATGCGTTCTCCTTGCCGGCCATCGGCGCCATCGTGGACATGCTGTCCATGCTGCTCATCACCGCGTTCATCATCGGCCTCATCGGCCACTACCTGCTCGGCGGCATCACGCTGGGCAATAACGTGACGGGCGCGCGCGGCCGCATTGCCAAGTCTGCGCGCGTGCAACTGGCAGTCACTGCGGGCCTGTGGCTTTTGGTCAAGGCCGCGAGCTACTGGCTTGAGCGCTACCAGCTGCTGTTCGGCAAGAACGACATCTTCACCGGTGCCTCGTACACCTCCGTCAACGCGATGTTGCCGGCGAAGCTCATCCTCACCGTGATCGCGGTACTGGTGGCGGCTGCCTTTTTCGCATCGGTGGTGTACAAGGATTTCCGCATCCCGGTGCTGGCCACCGTGCTCATGCTGGTGTCCTCCCTTGTCGTCGGCAACGTTTGGCCGGCGCTGCTTGAGCAGTTCTCTGTCAAGCCGAACCGCCAGGCTAAGGAGTACGAGTACATCGGCCGCAACATCGAGGCCACGCGCTACGCCTACGGGCTGACGGATGAGCAGGTTGTCTACGAGGACAACTGGGGCACCTCCAACATCTCCAATTCCGAGGTGGCGGATGATGCGGCGACGATCTCCAACATCCGTCTGCTGGACCCGGACATCATCGCGCCGACGTTTACGCAGAACCAGCAGTTGCGCAACTTCTACGGCTTCCCGGCCCAGCTGGCTATGGACCGCTACCAGGTGGACGGCGAGATGCGCGACTTCGTGGTTGCGGCGCGTGAGCTCAACCCGAACTCATTGAGTGAGAACCAGGGTGACTGGATCAACCGCCACACGGTATACACCCACGGCAACGGCTTCATCGCCGCGCAGGCCAACACGGTGGACGCTGCTGCGCAGGACGCCGGCTCCACCCGTGGTGGTCTGCCCATCTTCACCGTGTCCGATCTGCAAACCAACGCGATCGCCCGCGAGAAGGATCAGGCTGAAGAGCTGGGTATCCGCGTGGATGAGCCGCGCATTTACTACGGTCCGGTGATCGCGTCTGCCGCGGACGGTCTGGATTACGCCATTGTGGGCGACAACGGCCAGGGCCCGGTGGAGTATGACACTGATACGTCCACCTACACCTACACCGGTGCCGGCGGCGTGAATGTGGGCAACTGGTTCAACCGCTTCGCGTACGCCGTGAAATACCAGGAGTTGAACCTGCTCCTGTCGGACCGCGTCGGCGGCGAGTCCAAGATCCTCTACGACCGTGACCCGCGCGAGCGCGTCGAGCGCGTCGCCCCGTGGCTGACCACCGACTCCAAGACCTACCCGGCCGTGATCGATGGCCGCGTGAAGTGGATCGTGGACGGCTACACCACGCTGTCCCGCCTGCCGTACTCCACCCGCACCTCCCTGACGGACGCGACGCAGGATGCCCTCAACCCAGACGGCACCACGCAGCGCCTGGTGAACAACGATCTGGGCTACATCCGCAACTCCGTCAAGGCCACCGTCGATGCGTACGACGGCACCGTGGAGCTCTACGCGTTCGACGAGTCCGATCCGGTCCTGCGCGCCTGGATGGGCGCGTTCCCCGATACGGTGAAGCCGGAGAGCGAGATTTCCGATGCTCTGCGTGACCACCTGCGTTACCCAGAGGACCTGTTCAAGGTCCAGCGCAAGCTGTTGGCCCGCTACCACGTGGATGACCCGGGCGTGTTCTTCAACAACGACGCGTTCTGGTCCGTCCCGAACGACCCGACAGCGAAGGAAGGCAACCAGGAGCTTTCCCAGCCGCCGTACTACATCGTCGCCTCCGACCCGGAGACCGGCGATCCGTCCTTCCAGCTGATCACCCCGTTCCGCGGCCTGAACCGCGAGTTCCTGTCCGCCCACATGTCCGTGTCCTCCGACCCGGAGACGTACGGCCGCATCACCGTCCGCGTCCTGCCTACCAACACCCAGACCCAGGGCCCGAAGCAGGCGCAGGACGCGCTGATGTCCTCCGACCAGGTGGCGCGCGACCGCACCCTGTGGGAAGGCACGAACGACCTGAAGAACGGCAACCTGCTCACCCTCCCGGTGGGCGGCGGCGAGATCCTCTACGTGGAGCCGATCTACTCGCAGCGCAAGGACCAGGAGTCCGCATTCCCGAAGCTGCTGCGCGTGCTGGTGTTCTACCGCGGCCAGGTGGGCTACGCCCCGACGATCTCCCAGGCCCTGTCCCAGGTGGGCATCAACCCGGCGGCGGCCCAGGACATCGATGTGGTGGACGAGGGCGCCCCGGATACCCGCACCGAGGCGGACATGGCATCCCCGACCGCGCCGGGCGAGAACACCGAGGAGCGTTCGGAGGTTCCTTCCGGCGCCGCGAACCAGGAGGAGGCGCTGAACAACATCAACACGGCGCTGCGCAACCTGGAGAGCGCCCGCGACGGTTCCTTCGAGGAGTACGGCCGCGCCCTTGACGCCCTGGACAAGGCCGTCGCGGACTACCAGGGCCTGCAGAACTAG
- a CDS encoding sensor histidine kinase, whose protein sequence is MGKSQATRDVQQVVNEALGATHDILAADNVEHLRSLLDGNPLALVTVTVHEDGLAPDHPLLELISEPGFEYTRVMVLTTAPEIAGLDALTDMGRLDMLVFTPAIKAEALLHNIQQQLNRYWYMRAKRDPSIAGTFALPEVTELDVGLTDQEIISRIIQAADMHLGYQPRLTFPPGVYLTKEGHYVEEVIFALSGQVLLQRFTDAGDIVMHHASTGHVIGLLALASNRVGFFTARTTTEVVAVQLPTEQVDYLIRQEPELARLFNILFVRSYDRRLRRAEDIQIEQHELTAQLDDERARLTTALHNLEAARRELMSQARFASLGELAAGVAHELNNPMAAIERTAAHLAEDVEGLIASSPNRRWRDATSHALEAARSSHAVSTKEARALRRELTEVTGDRALAQRWVLAGLHDVEFAKQVRANRKLEYETVEHAASIGTALRNLSTASTRITQLVASLRAYARPDGDPVTDVDLHQSIEDTLQLIAHKLRGVEVKRDFAELPHVTCTPGQIAQVWTNLISNAAEAIEESGKGSTITIRTSAPKPGWVRVEVIDDGPGIPLEHIDKLFEPRFTTKNGEVRFGMGIGLSICRGIVSAHHGTIELTSSTNGTCATVGLPIDGPRTHDEGDTP, encoded by the coding sequence GTGGGAAAGTCCCAGGCCACCCGCGACGTGCAGCAGGTGGTCAACGAGGCACTGGGCGCCACGCATGACATCCTCGCCGCCGATAATGTCGAGCACCTACGCTCGCTTCTCGACGGCAACCCGCTCGCGCTTGTCACCGTCACCGTCCACGAGGACGGCTTGGCGCCCGACCACCCGTTGCTGGAGCTGATCTCAGAGCCCGGTTTCGAGTACACCCGCGTCATGGTGCTGACCACCGCGCCAGAGATCGCGGGCCTGGATGCACTTACGGACATGGGGCGGCTCGACATGCTCGTGTTCACCCCGGCGATCAAGGCAGAAGCCCTCCTGCACAACATCCAGCAGCAGCTCAACCGCTACTGGTACATGCGCGCCAAGCGCGACCCCTCTATCGCTGGCACCTTCGCCCTGCCAGAGGTCACCGAACTGGACGTAGGGCTGACCGACCAGGAGATCATCAGCCGCATCATCCAGGCCGCCGACATGCACCTGGGCTACCAGCCGCGCCTGACTTTCCCGCCGGGGGTCTACCTGACCAAGGAGGGCCACTACGTCGAGGAGGTCATCTTCGCCCTTTCCGGCCAGGTGCTTTTACAGCGCTTTACCGACGCCGGCGATATCGTCATGCACCACGCCTCCACCGGCCACGTCATCGGACTACTCGCCCTGGCGAGCAACCGGGTCGGCTTCTTTACCGCGCGTACCACCACCGAGGTCGTCGCAGTCCAGCTGCCCACCGAGCAGGTGGACTACCTCATCCGCCAGGAGCCGGAGCTTGCGCGCCTGTTCAATATCCTCTTCGTGCGCTCCTACGACCGCCGTCTGCGCCGCGCCGAGGACATCCAGATCGAGCAGCACGAACTCACCGCGCAACTCGACGACGAGCGCGCACGCTTGACGACGGCACTGCACAACCTGGAAGCAGCGCGCCGCGAGCTGATGAGCCAGGCGCGCTTCGCCTCCCTCGGCGAACTCGCCGCTGGCGTTGCCCACGAGCTGAACAACCCGATGGCGGCGATCGAGCGCACCGCAGCGCACCTCGCCGAAGACGTCGAAGGCCTGATCGCGTCCAGCCCCAACCGCAGGTGGCGAGACGCGACCAGCCACGCGCTGGAGGCGGCGCGCAGCTCGCACGCGGTAAGCACAAAGGAGGCACGCGCGCTGCGGCGCGAACTGACCGAGGTCACCGGCGATCGGGCACTCGCCCAGCGCTGGGTACTCGCCGGCTTGCACGACGTAGAGTTTGCCAAGCAGGTGCGCGCGAATCGAAAGCTGGAGTACGAGACGGTGGAGCACGCGGCGTCGATAGGCACTGCCCTGCGCAACCTCTCCACCGCATCGACCCGCATTACGCAGCTGGTGGCCTCGCTACGCGCATACGCACGGCCCGACGGCGACCCGGTCACCGACGTGGACCTGCACCAAAGTATCGAGGACACGCTGCAGCTGATCGCCCACAAACTGCGCGGTGTGGAGGTCAAACGGGATTTTGCCGAACTGCCGCACGTGACGTGTACGCCCGGGCAGATCGCGCAGGTGTGGACGAACCTGATCTCCAACGCCGCCGAGGCGATCGAGGAGTCCGGCAAAGGCTCCACCATCACCATCCGCACGAGTGCCCCGAAGCCCGGGTGGGTGCGCGTGGAGGTCATTGACGACGGCCCCGGCATCCCGCTCGAGCACATCGACAAGCTCTTCGAGCCCCGCTTCACCACGAAAAATGGGGAGGTCCGCTTCGGCATGGGTATCGGCCTGAGCATCTGCCGCGGCATCGTCAGCGCACATCACGGCACGATCGAACTGACCTCTTCAACAAATGGCACCTGCGCCACCGTTGGCCTGCCAATTGACGGCCCGCGCACACACGACGAAGGAGACACACCATGA
- a CDS encoding DASS family sodium-coupled anion symporter — translation MVETKRRSKQRPPALASKGPQLSKRQLVGLLLGVACFLIPFFIQIPDLPTPGHRMLSIFLLAIVFWVLEPVPLTATAVLVILLEVLLLSDGALVDPTGGDPALADQLLPASAYFSALAHPVIILFLGGFMIAHGAEKFGLDRNLAAIMLRPFPDKARLTVLGLMLITAVLSMFMSNTATTATMFAVVIPILKTLPAGKARAGVALSIPLAANVGGIGTPVGTPPNAIAIGALAEHGIRVSFVDWMLMAVPFMLVVLAFAWVFLCLVFIPAETRISIEMRSKWNTATDAKLFYAVAGLTILLWMSEPLHGISSNTVGFIPVVALLCLQVMRGKDVQALDWPVLWLVSGGIALGTGVGASGLDEWLVGSVSWEVMGALAILAVLSLIGFGMANVISHSAAANLLLPLAVSLALSLDGIDPLVVAAVVAIACSLGMSLPISTPPNAIAYATKEISIPQMAIVGLVVGTVATLLLIFALPSVWQLMGLVS, via the coding sequence ATGGTGGAGACAAAACGCCGCTCGAAACAACGCCCGCCGGCGCTCGCGAGCAAAGGCCCCCAGCTCAGCAAAAGGCAGCTGGTGGGCCTGCTCTTGGGCGTGGCTTGCTTCCTCATCCCCTTCTTCATCCAGATCCCGGACCTGCCCACCCCCGGGCATCGGATGCTGTCAATCTTCCTACTCGCCATCGTCTTCTGGGTGCTCGAGCCTGTGCCGCTCACGGCCACGGCGGTGTTGGTCATCCTGCTGGAGGTCCTCTTACTCTCCGACGGCGCGCTAGTCGACCCCACCGGTGGAGATCCAGCACTAGCAGACCAGCTGCTTCCTGCATCCGCGTATTTCTCTGCGCTGGCCCACCCGGTCATCATCCTCTTCCTCGGCGGGTTCATGATCGCGCACGGGGCGGAGAAGTTCGGGCTCGACCGCAACCTCGCAGCGATCATGTTGCGCCCCTTCCCGGACAAGGCGCGCCTGACCGTGCTGGGGCTCATGCTGATTACCGCCGTGCTCAGCATGTTCATGTCGAACACGGCCACCACAGCGACGATGTTCGCGGTCGTCATCCCGATTCTCAAGACGCTGCCCGCGGGCAAAGCGCGCGCCGGCGTGGCGCTGTCGATCCCGCTCGCTGCCAACGTGGGTGGCATCGGCACCCCGGTGGGCACACCCCCGAACGCGATCGCGATCGGTGCGCTCGCCGAGCACGGCATCCGTGTGTCCTTCGTCGATTGGATGCTCATGGCGGTGCCTTTCATGCTGGTTGTCCTCGCCTTTGCCTGGGTATTTCTCTGTCTCGTTTTCATCCCCGCTGAAACCCGCATCTCCATCGAGATGCGCTCGAAGTGGAACACCGCCACCGACGCGAAACTCTTCTACGCCGTGGCAGGTCTGACCATCCTGTTGTGGATGAGCGAGCCGCTCCACGGCATCTCCTCCAACACCGTCGGCTTCATCCCCGTCGTGGCACTGTTGTGCCTGCAGGTGATGAGGGGCAAGGACGTCCAGGCACTTGACTGGCCGGTGCTGTGGCTCGTCTCCGGTGGTATCGCGCTCGGCACGGGCGTGGGTGCGAGCGGCCTGGACGAGTGGCTCGTCGGTTCGGTCAGCTGGGAGGTCATGGGTGCGCTGGCGATCCTCGCCGTGCTGAGCCTAATCGGCTTCGGCATGGCGAACGTCATCTCGCACTCTGCGGCCGCCAACCTGCTGCTCCCACTGGCGGTCTCGCTGGCGCTCTCCCTCGACGGCATCGACCCGCTCGTGGTTGCCGCGGTGGTGGCGATCGCCTGCTCGCTGGGCATGTCGCTGCCAATCTCCACTCCGCCGAACGCGATTGCGTACGCCACCAAGGAGATCTCCATTCCGCAGATGGCGATAGTCGGACTCGTGGTCGGTACCGTGGCCACGCTGCTGTTGATCTTTGCTCTGCCTTCCGTTTGGCAGCTGATGGGGCTGGTGAGCTAG
- a CDS encoding response regulator yields the protein MNLAILILEDEAEVRAAVERDLLPFAEHIRMEVASDVEEAWEVIDELTEDGDVLALALCDHRMPGTTGVEFLVQMMDDDRTAATRKVLVTGQAQLHDTVRAVNEANLDHYIAKPWDVDELHQVVRAMLTDYVEDMDIDPLPYLDVLDATRAMDLVRRR from the coding sequence ATGAACCTTGCCATCCTGATCCTCGAGGACGAGGCGGAAGTCCGCGCCGCCGTTGAGCGCGACTTGCTGCCCTTTGCTGAACACATCCGCATGGAGGTCGCCTCCGACGTGGAGGAAGCCTGGGAGGTGATCGACGAGCTCACCGAAGACGGCGACGTGCTCGCCCTCGCACTCTGCGACCACCGCATGCCCGGCACCACCGGCGTGGAGTTCCTAGTCCAGATGATGGACGACGACCGCACCGCCGCCACCCGCAAAGTCCTGGTCACCGGCCAGGCGCAGCTGCACGACACGGTACGCGCGGTCAACGAGGCCAACCTGGACCACTACATTGCTAAGCCCTGGGACGTCGACGAGCTACACCAGGTGGTGCGCGCCATGCTCACCGACTACGTCGAGGACATGGACATCGATCCCCTGCCCTACCTCGACGTCCTCGACGCGACGCGCGCAATGGACCTCGTCCGCCGTCGCTAG
- a CDS encoding S9 family peptidase, which yields MYRPDGEGPTPAVVMGHGFGLPRAVALYTYAEAFARAGYTVVVFDYRYFGRGEFAVADNVAAFGNERLDGFAGFGTDIAEQVAQRRSLPPPGK from the coding sequence ATGTACCGGCCAGACGGCGAAGGCCCAACCCCCGCAGTGGTCATGGGGCATGGCTTCGGCCTACCCCGGGCAGTAGCCCTCTACACCTACGCGGAGGCATTCGCCCGTGCGGGCTACACCGTGGTGGTCTTTGATTACCGATACTTCGGCCGCGGAGAGTTCGCCGTCGCGGACAACGTTGCCGCTTTCGGCAATGAACGTCTCGACGGTTTCGCCGGATTCGGTACGGATATCGCCGAACAGGTCGCACAGCGTCGGAGCCTGCCCCCCCCCGGAAAGTAG